In Methanobacterium sp., the following proteins share a genomic window:
- a CDS encoding methanogenesis marker 7 protein, whose translation MYETLTYTGGVHKHEEITELIEDLGGFVLQENLSQMDLVITLAVPIDDVDKVDEKARELLGTVKVAPMAGTEIAIVSPTLARQHLPHSACDISEYLRRYGAKDNMIGLSRGAGKGISRISEDEKNLIEEHDLAVFALGSFRECILNKTHLFEDIEIPVVVTGAPDINVDDIPGATAYVGGLGRIPRRLKRGENIRALKNLVEVTEGILDDRRKEISEDPPIVPSILVKTEIENQIPAIKEVYSPLPVTSQLDGVRVKLNYARFKDEIGNVKVDNYLLKDVSEIKKSFMYDYTLVKLLPESSII comes from the coding sequence ATGTATGAAACATTAACTTATACTGGCGGCGTTCACAAACACGAAGAGATAACTGAATTAATAGAAGATCTGGGCGGATTTGTGCTTCAAGAAAACTTAAGTCAAATGGATCTGGTCATAACACTTGCTGTACCCATAGATGATGTGGATAAAGTAGATGAAAAAGCAAGAGAGCTCCTTGGAACAGTAAAAGTTGCTCCAATGGCAGGTACAGAGATTGCAATAGTTTCCCCAACACTTGCAAGACAGCATCTTCCTCATTCTGCCTGTGATATTTCAGAATACCTTAGAAGATACGGTGCAAAGGATAACATGATAGGACTATCCCGTGGAGCAGGAAAAGGTATATCCAGAATCTCAGAAGATGAAAAAAACCTTATTGAAGAACATGATCTGGCAGTTTTTGCACTTGGAAGCTTTAGGGAGTGTATATTAAATAAAACTCATCTATTCGAAGATATTGAGATACCGGTGGTTGTAACAGGTGCTCCAGATATTAATGTGGATGATATTCCTGGGGCAACAGCATATGTCGGTGGTTTAGGTAGAATTCCAAGAAGGTTAAAGCGCGGAGAGAACATCAGAGCTCTTAAAAATCTTGTAGAAGTTACTGAAGGCATTTTAGATGACAGGAGAAAAGAAATTTCTGAAGATCCGCCCATAGTGCCATCAATACTTGTAAAAACCGAAATTGAAAATCAGATACCTGCAATAAAGGAGGTTTATTCTCCTTTACCTGTAACAAGCCAGCTTGATGGTGTGAGAGTTAAACTTAACTATGCTCGATTTAAAGATGAAATTGGAAACGTTAAAGTGGATAATTACCTTTTAAAGGATGTTTCTGAAATTAAAAAGTCTTTCATGTATGATTATACACTGGTTAAACTGTTACCTGAATCATCAATTATCTAA